A single Strix aluco isolate bStrAlu1 chromosome 20, bStrAlu1.hap1, whole genome shotgun sequence DNA region contains:
- the TRAF2 gene encoding TNF receptor-associated factor 2 isoform X2 yields MAAANSTPPGSLDLNQPGFAKEILGTKLEVKYLCSDCKNILRRPFQAQCGHRYCSYCLKKIISAGPQKCASCIQEGIYEEGISILETSSAFPDNAARREVESLPAVCINSGCTWKGTIKEYEAHDEVCPEFPLTCEGCGKKIPREKFRDHVKTCGRSKVPCRFEVVGCAEVVENEKLLEHESKCLAEHLYMLLSFVLSLKAGSGDLKPLPALSSSQNNSPLLAASSLCSESELSRSLELLGRCEALERKTVTFENIVCVLNREVERVSLTAEAYSRQHRLDQEKIETLSNKVRQLERSIGLKDLAMAEMEEKIRNMEASTYDGVFIWKITEFARKRQEAITGRSPAIFSPAFYTSKYGYKMCLRVYLNGDGTGRGTHLSLFFVVMKGPNDALLRWPFNQKVTLMLLDQNNREHIIDAFRPDVTSSSFQRPITEMNIASGCPLFCPVSVMEAKNSYVRDDAIFIKAIVDLTGL; encoded by the exons ATGGCAGCAGCAAACTCTACTCCACCTGGCTCTTTGGATCTAAACCAGCCTGGATTTGCGAAGGAGATCCTGGGAACTAAACTGGAGGTCAAGTACCTCTGCTCTGATTGCAAGAATATATTGAGGAGGCCGTTTCAAGCTCAGTGTGGACATCGCTACTGTTCCTattgtctgaagaaaattataaG TGCTGGACCTCAAAAGTGTGCCAGCTGTATTCAGGAAGGAATATACGAAGAAGGAATTTCTATTTTGGAAACAAGCTCG gcTTTCCCAGACAATGCAGCTCGGCGGGAGGTGGAAAGTCTGCCTGCTGTCTGTATTAACAGTGGCTGCACTTGGAAGGGGACTATTAAAGAATACGAG GCTCATGACGAAGTCTGCCCTGAATTTCCGCTGACTTGCGAGGGCTGTGGGAAGAAGATTCCAAGGGAGAAG TTTCGGGACCATGTGAAAACTTGTGGCAGATCTAAAGTGCCTTGCAGATTTGAGGTTGTCGGATGTGCTGAGGTG GTGGAAAATGAAAAGCTACTAGAACACGAAAGCAAGTGTTTGGCGGAGCATCTCTACATGCTACTGAGTTTTGTGCTCAGCCTCAAGGCTGGGTCTGGAGACCTAAAGCCCCTTCCTGCCCTTTCCTCATCACAAAACAACTCCCCACTGCTGGCAGCAAGCTCTCTGTGCTCAGAGTCAGAGCTCTCCAGGTCCTTGGAGCTCTTGGGAAGATGTGAGGCCCTTGAGAGGAAAACGGTGACCTTTGAGAACATTGTCTGTGTGCTCAATCGGGAGGTGGAAAGAGTGTCTCTAACGGCCGAAGCCTACAGTCGGCAGCATCGACTAGACCAGGAGAAAATCGAAACACTGAGTAACAAG GTCCGGCAGCTGGAAAGGAGCATTGGGCTCAAAGATCTGGCCATGGCTGAGATGGAAGAAAAGATCCGCAACATGGAAGCTTCCACCTACGATGGTGTTTTCATCTGGAAGATAACAGAATTTGCCAGGAAGCGTCAGGAGGCGATAACAGGCCGCTCTCCTGCGATCTTCTCTCCAG CTTTCTACACGAGCAAGTATGGCTACAAGATGTGTCTGCGCGTTTACCTGAATGGGGACGGCACCGGGCGTGGGACCCATCTGTCCTTGTTCTTTGTGGTGATGAAAGGCCCCAACGACGCGCTCCTGCGGTGGCCCTTCAACCAGAAG GTAACCCTGATGCTCCTGGATCAGAACAACCGGGAGCACATCATTGATGCCTTCCGACCCGACGTGACATCCTCCTCCTTCCAGCGACCCATCACAGAAATGAACATTGCCAGCGGCTGCCCGCTGTTCTGCCCCGTCTCCGTGATGGAAGCCAAGAACTCCTACGTGCGTGATGACGCCATCTTTATTAAAGCCATCGTTGATCTCACGGGCCTCTAA
- the TRAF2 gene encoding TNF receptor-associated factor 2 isoform X1, which produces MAMALCAQALEIQPEFFVHMAAANSTPPGSLDLNQPGFAKEILGTKLEVKYLCSDCKNILRRPFQAQCGHRYCSYCLKKIISAGPQKCASCIQEGIYEEGISILETSSAFPDNAARREVESLPAVCINSGCTWKGTIKEYEAHDEVCPEFPLTCEGCGKKIPREKFRDHVKTCGRSKVPCRFEVVGCAEVVENEKLLEHESKCLAEHLYMLLSFVLSLKAGSGDLKPLPALSSSQNNSPLLAASSLCSESELSRSLELLGRCEALERKTVTFENIVCVLNREVERVSLTAEAYSRQHRLDQEKIETLSNKVRQLERSIGLKDLAMAEMEEKIRNMEASTYDGVFIWKITEFARKRQEAITGRSPAIFSPAFYTSKYGYKMCLRVYLNGDGTGRGTHLSLFFVVMKGPNDALLRWPFNQKVTLMLLDQNNREHIIDAFRPDVTSSSFQRPITEMNIASGCPLFCPVSVMEAKNSYVRDDAIFIKAIVDLTGL; this is translated from the exons ATGGCCATGGCACTCTGCGCGCAG GCTCTGGAGATACAGCCAGAATTTTTCGTTCACATGGCAGCAGCAAACTCTACTCCACCTGGCTCTTTGGATCTAAACCAGCCTGGATTTGCGAAGGAGATCCTGGGAACTAAACTGGAGGTCAAGTACCTCTGCTCTGATTGCAAGAATATATTGAGGAGGCCGTTTCAAGCTCAGTGTGGACATCGCTACTGTTCCTattgtctgaagaaaattataaG TGCTGGACCTCAAAAGTGTGCCAGCTGTATTCAGGAAGGAATATACGAAGAAGGAATTTCTATTTTGGAAACAAGCTCG gcTTTCCCAGACAATGCAGCTCGGCGGGAGGTGGAAAGTCTGCCTGCTGTCTGTATTAACAGTGGCTGCACTTGGAAGGGGACTATTAAAGAATACGAG GCTCATGACGAAGTCTGCCCTGAATTTCCGCTGACTTGCGAGGGCTGTGGGAAGAAGATTCCAAGGGAGAAG TTTCGGGACCATGTGAAAACTTGTGGCAGATCTAAAGTGCCTTGCAGATTTGAGGTTGTCGGATGTGCTGAGGTG GTGGAAAATGAAAAGCTACTAGAACACGAAAGCAAGTGTTTGGCGGAGCATCTCTACATGCTACTGAGTTTTGTGCTCAGCCTCAAGGCTGGGTCTGGAGACCTAAAGCCCCTTCCTGCCCTTTCCTCATCACAAAACAACTCCCCACTGCTGGCAGCAAGCTCTCTGTGCTCAGAGTCAGAGCTCTCCAGGTCCTTGGAGCTCTTGGGAAGATGTGAGGCCCTTGAGAGGAAAACGGTGACCTTTGAGAACATTGTCTGTGTGCTCAATCGGGAGGTGGAAAGAGTGTCTCTAACGGCCGAAGCCTACAGTCGGCAGCATCGACTAGACCAGGAGAAAATCGAAACACTGAGTAACAAG GTCCGGCAGCTGGAAAGGAGCATTGGGCTCAAAGATCTGGCCATGGCTGAGATGGAAGAAAAGATCCGCAACATGGAAGCTTCCACCTACGATGGTGTTTTCATCTGGAAGATAACAGAATTTGCCAGGAAGCGTCAGGAGGCGATAACAGGCCGCTCTCCTGCGATCTTCTCTCCAG CTTTCTACACGAGCAAGTATGGCTACAAGATGTGTCTGCGCGTTTACCTGAATGGGGACGGCACCGGGCGTGGGACCCATCTGTCCTTGTTCTTTGTGGTGATGAAAGGCCCCAACGACGCGCTCCTGCGGTGGCCCTTCAACCAGAAG GTAACCCTGATGCTCCTGGATCAGAACAACCGGGAGCACATCATTGATGCCTTCCGACCCGACGTGACATCCTCCTCCTTCCAGCGACCCATCACAGAAATGAACATTGCCAGCGGCTGCCCGCTGTTCTGCCCCGTCTCCGTGATGGAAGCCAAGAACTCCTACGTGCGTGATGACGCCATCTTTATTAAAGCCATCGTTGATCTCACGGGCCTCTAA